The bacterium genome contains a region encoding:
- a CDS encoding T9SS type A sorting domain-containing protein, translating into MINRLFVFIVLTTTGYAFAQGRLSQTCKDHADGIISDQQAYDTLHDLLTTSDSTPIHEADKCGFPAIQTLQALSQKLNKSFAVQKKSAAFVYNHAFVTGSGKNRTFKIYYDTVGTDKVSTIDADANTIPDWVEENGKAFEKSYRKEIDTMGYREPVNMKRDGYYEVYIINISAYGQTAPVQQYPSGSDTWESFIEIENDFVGGGFKTHGYDAMRVTAAHEFHHAIQLAYKYDTGYTDGWFYEMTSTWLEDVVYDEVNDYYAYLPRFYSNPHVSLFSETTFFGYHVTHWLHMMEKTRGASIVRNIWERMPDERALIAINNALEAETSTDLRNSFTEFSIWNYFTKDRYDSITYFQESRSFPAVSFYKNTLIGNLTYTDGIPGLAARYYNFKTFDSSDIKIRFESGSPSDFNIITIERLESGDPFITRRSHVDSFVVSHMKAGDSLIVIVSNTTTNKTNTTYTISTGLTDGSSSHATATNLQIYPNPIRTDLHDVVNIKFDLRKTASVVFEVYTISGKRMVHHNYGKFDPNNHLLNWDIKDNAGKFLPSGIYIYRLNIGDYSKTGKIAVVR; encoded by the coding sequence ATGATAAACCGTCTATTTGTATTTATAGTCCTTACTACAACCGGTTATGCCTTTGCCCAAGGACGACTTTCGCAAACGTGTAAAGACCACGCCGATGGCATTATCAGCGATCAACAAGCCTACGATACACTGCATGATTTGCTTACGACTTCGGATTCTACACCGATCCATGAGGCTGACAAATGCGGTTTTCCGGCAATTCAAACTTTACAAGCTCTTTCTCAAAAATTAAATAAATCGTTTGCTGTGCAGAAAAAATCTGCCGCATTTGTTTACAATCACGCGTTTGTAACCGGTTCAGGAAAAAATCGTACATTTAAAATATACTACGATACGGTCGGCACAGATAAAGTATCAACTATTGATGCCGACGCCAATACCATTCCCGACTGGGTCGAAGAAAACGGAAAGGCTTTTGAAAAATCATACCGTAAAGAAATCGATACCATGGGATATCGTGAACCCGTCAATATGAAGCGTGACGGATACTATGAGGTATACATTATCAACATCAGCGCTTACGGTCAGACGGCACCGGTGCAGCAATATCCATCCGGAAGCGATACATGGGAATCATTCATTGAAATTGAAAATGATTTTGTAGGCGGTGGATTCAAAACGCACGGTTATGACGCCATGCGGGTAACGGCGGCGCACGAATTTCACCACGCCATTCAATTGGCCTATAAATACGATACCGGTTATACGGACGGTTGGTTTTATGAAATGACTTCAACTTGGCTGGAAGATGTAGTATATGACGAGGTCAACGACTATTACGCTTATCTACCAAGATTTTACAGCAACCCCCACGTGTCTTTATTCAGCGAGACGACGTTTTTTGGTTACCATGTTACACATTGGTTGCATATGATGGAAAAGACCCGCGGCGCTTCTATAGTTCGAAATATATGGGAACGCATGCCCGACGAACGGGCGTTGATCGCTATAAATAATGCTCTCGAAGCCGAAACAAGTACTGACCTTAGAAATTCATTTACCGAATTTTCAATCTGGAACTATTTTACAAAAGATCGTTATGACAGTATTACATATTTTCAGGAAAGTCGCTCGTTTCCTGCGGTAAGTTTTTATAAAAACACTTTAATCGGTAATTTAACTTATACCGATGGCATACCCGGTTTGGCGGCACGGTATTATAACTTTAAAACCTTTGACTCCAGTGATATTAAAATTCGTTTCGAATCAGGTAGCCCTTCCGATTTTAATATCATTACCATTGAACGTTTGGAATCCGGCGATCCTTTTATAACCCGTCGAAGCCATGTTGACAGTTTTGTTGTATCGCATATGAAAGCGGGCGATTCTTTGATCGTTATCGTCAGCAACACGACTACAAATAAGACCAATACGACCTATACGATCAGTACCGGTTTAACAGACGGCTCTTCTTCACATGCAACGGCTACTAATCTGCAAATCTATCCTAATCCGATTCGAACGGATCTACATGACGTGGTCAATATCAAGTTTGATCTTCGAAAAACGGCATCCGTTGTTTTCGAGGTTTATACTATTTCAGGAAAGCGAATGGTACATCATAACTACGGCAAATTTGATCCTAATAATCATCTTTTAAATTGGGATATAAAAGATAATGCCGGAAAGTTTTTACCCTCCGGCATTTATATCTATCGTTTGAATATTGGCGATTATTCCAAAACCGGTAAAATCGCTGTCGTGCGTTGA